In Massilia violaceinigra, one DNA window encodes the following:
- a CDS encoding FAD-dependent oxidoreductase: protein MTAAKTAAANDVHGTTSAWLATASLPRYSPLTSIERADVCVIGAGIAGLTTAYMLLREGKSVVVLDAFGVGAGETGRTTAHFFPPDERFFDIERSFGSDKAALVADSYRKATDCVESIVRTEHIDCEFERLDGYLFNPDGVWNDILEREYAITTRLGLNVRRFERVPGLHFDTGPCLRFARQGQFHPLKYLDGLARAIDRLGGRIYDRTRALDLRGEQARQRVATEHGQVDAAAVVVATNTPFNERVLMHTKQAAYRSYVVALRVPKDALPRVLLWDTGDPYYYVRLASAGSGADHELLIVGGQDHKSGQDAHPQHRYDEIEAWTRQRFPIAGEVAYRWSGEVMEPSDGIAFLGRSRAGQENVYVITGDSGNGMTHCTAGAILVTDLIVGRSNAWAELYSPSRKMLHGLGDFITEQANTLAQYTDWLRGGDVESADQIASGEGALLRDGGRLLAVYRGEDGGLQAVSAACTHLGCAVHWNAGEKSWDCPCHGSRFAPDGEVLHGPARRALTTATLEGETGAGTHPAAGEERRTD from the coding sequence ATGACAGCAGCAAAAACAGCCGCAGCAAACGACGTACACGGTACGACATCCGCCTGGCTCGCCACGGCGAGCCTTCCCCGCTACTCCCCCCTGACGAGCATTGAACGCGCCGATGTATGCGTGATCGGTGCCGGCATCGCGGGCCTGACCACTGCCTACATGCTTCTGCGCGAAGGCAAATCGGTGGTGGTGCTCGACGCCTTCGGCGTGGGCGCCGGCGAAACCGGGCGCACCACCGCGCATTTTTTTCCGCCCGACGAACGCTTCTTCGACATCGAACGCAGCTTCGGCAGCGACAAGGCCGCGCTGGTGGCCGATTCCTACCGCAAGGCCACCGACTGCGTCGAGTCCATCGTCCGCACCGAGCATATCGACTGCGAATTCGAGCGGCTCGACGGCTACCTGTTCAATCCCGACGGTGTCTGGAACGATATTCTGGAACGCGAGTATGCGATCACCACGCGCCTCGGTTTGAACGTGCGCCGTTTCGAGCGCGTGCCGGGCCTGCACTTCGATACCGGTCCGTGCCTGCGCTTTGCGCGCCAGGGCCAGTTCCATCCGCTCAAATATCTCGACGGGCTGGCGCGCGCCATCGACCGCCTGGGTGGCCGCATCTACGACCGCACGCGCGCGCTCGACCTGCGCGGCGAGCAGGCGCGCCAGCGCGTCGCGACCGAACATGGACAGGTCGATGCGGCGGCCGTGGTGGTGGCGACCAATACGCCGTTCAACGAACGTGTTCTCATGCATACCAAGCAGGCCGCCTACCGCAGCTACGTGGTGGCGCTGCGCGTGCCCAAGGATGCGCTGCCGCGCGTGCTGCTGTGGGACACGGGCGATCCGTATTACTACGTGCGCCTGGCGTCGGCCGGCAGCGGCGCCGACCATGAACTGCTGATCGTGGGCGGGCAGGATCACAAGAGCGGGCAGGATGCGCATCCCCAGCATCGCTATGACGAAATCGAAGCGTGGACGCGCCAGCGCTTTCCGATCGCAGGCGAGGTGGCTTACCGCTGGTCGGGCGAAGTGATGGAGCCGTCCGACGGCATCGCCTTTTTGGGCCGCAGCCGCGCCGGCCAGGAGAATGTGTATGTGATCACTGGCGACTCCGGTAACGGCATGACGCACTGCACGGCCGGGGCGATTCTCGTGACGGACCTGATCGTCGGGCGCAGCAATGCGTGGGCCGAGCTGTATTCGCCGTCGCGCAAGATGCTGCACGGGCTGGGCGATTTCATTACCGAGCAGGCCAACACGCTGGCCCAGTACACCGACTGGCTGCGCGGCGGCGACGTGGAAAGCGCCGACCAGATTGCCAGCGGCGAAGGCGCGCTGCTGCGCGACGGCGGGCGACTGCTGGCGGTGTATCGCGGCGAGGATGGCGGGCTGCAGGCGGTATCGGCGGCGTGCACGCACCTGGGCTGCGCGGTGCACTGGAACGCGGGCGAAAAGTCGTGGGACTGCCCATGCCATGGCTCGCGCTTCGCGCCCGACGGGGAGGTGCTGCACGGGCCTGCGAGGCGCGCGCTGACGACGGCCACGCTGGAAGGAGAAACGGGTGCTGGGACGCATCCGGCAGCGGGAGAAGAGCGCAGGACTGATTGA
- the glyQ gene encoding glycine--tRNA ligase subunit alpha, with the protein MLTFQQIILTLQTYWDKQGCALLQPYDMEVGAGTFHTGTFLRAIGPEPWRAAYVQPSRRPKDGRYGENPNRMQHYYQYQVVLKPAPENILDLYLGSLKALGLDLQKNDVRFVEDDWESPTLGAWGLGWEVWLNGMEVTQFTYFQQVGGLDCKPVLGEITYGIERLAMYLQGVENVYDLVWTEWEENGTTKSLSYGDVFHQNEVEQSTYNFEHANTDLLFTQFANHESEAKRLIELELTLPAYEQIMKASHSFNMLDARGAISVTERAAYIGRVRTLSRLVAQAYYDSREKLGFPMAPKAPLAA; encoded by the coding sequence ATGCTCACATTTCAACAAATTATCCTGACCTTGCAAACCTACTGGGACAAGCAGGGCTGCGCCTTGCTCCAGCCATACGATATGGAAGTCGGCGCGGGCACCTTTCACACGGGCACCTTCCTGCGCGCGATCGGACCGGAACCCTGGCGTGCCGCCTACGTGCAGCCGTCGCGCCGCCCGAAAGATGGCCGCTATGGCGAAAACCCGAACCGCATGCAGCACTACTATCAGTATCAGGTGGTCCTGAAACCGGCGCCGGAAAACATTCTCGATCTGTACCTCGGCTCGCTCAAGGCGCTCGGCCTCGACCTGCAAAAGAACGATGTGCGCTTCGTCGAGGATGACTGGGAAAGCCCGACCCTGGGCGCCTGGGGCCTGGGCTGGGAAGTCTGGCTGAACGGCATGGAAGTGACGCAATTTACCTATTTCCAGCAAGTGGGCGGCCTGGACTGCAAGCCGGTGCTCGGCGAAATTACCTACGGCATCGAACGCCTGGCCATGTACCTGCAGGGCGTCGAGAATGTGTACGACCTGGTCTGGACCGAGTGGGAAGAAAACGGTACGACCAAGTCGCTCAGCTACGGCGACGTATTCCATCAGAACGAAGTCGAGCAATCGACCTATAACTTCGAGCACGCCAACACCGACCTGCTGTTTACCCAGTTCGCCAACCACGAATCGGAAGCCAAGCGCCTGATCGAACTCGAACTGACCCTGCCGGCGTACGAGCAGATCATGAAGGCCTCGCACAGCTTCAACATGCTCGACGCGCGTGGCGCCATTTCGGTCACCGAACGCGCCGCCTACATCGGGCGCGTGCGCACGCTGTCGCGCCTGGTCGCACAAGCCTATTACGACTCGCGCGAAAAGCTGGGATTCCCGATGGCTCCCAAAGCGCCGCTCGCCGCCTGA
- the lnt gene encoding apolipoprotein N-acyltransferase, giving the protein MLRRSTVPLDPALRVPRTTLLPMLFAALAGATSVLAFAPIGWWPLQILALAFLFYQVGMDTNVRRSSLIGWAFGFGWSVAGMHWLYITMNRFGNIPGPMAVAAVCLLGLYMGLFGAFAAGISTWLRRRWSLPVASFLLLVLPFAWGLSDWMRGWIMTGFPWVATGYAHNASPLGGYAPIVGVYGIGVIAAVCASCIVMLTQRARWPGMGLLGAILAAGYGLTFVAWTAPQGQPISVRLMQGNVEQKKKFDPEHVMRALEMYRGMITAQPADLIALPETAVASLPEYLPPDYLPSLKKFAADTGSHVLFGIPMSDGPGSYANSAVGFSPSGQSYRYDKHHLVPFGEFVPLGFRWFVDMMRIPLGDMSRGAEVQSAFAVKDQLVLPNVCYEDVFGEEIAMQLRNMPQPATMLLNVSNLAWFGESVAIPQHVQMSQMRSLETGRPMLRATNTGATVVIDGRGKIVNALPMYTHGTLSAQVQGMGGMTPFIRMGNYLLLALAALALGFAWFSGRNYAKTQQT; this is encoded by the coding sequence ATGTTGCGCCGCTCGACCGTTCCGCTCGATCCGGCGCTGCGCGTCCCCCGCACCACGCTGCTGCCCATGCTGTTCGCCGCCCTCGCCGGCGCGACCAGCGTGCTGGCGTTCGCGCCCATCGGCTGGTGGCCGCTGCAAATTCTCGCGCTCGCTTTTTTGTTCTACCAGGTCGGCATGGACACCAATGTCCGCCGCAGCAGCCTGATCGGCTGGGCCTTCGGCTTCGGCTGGTCGGTTGCTGGGATGCACTGGCTGTATATCACCATGAATCGTTTCGGCAACATTCCGGGACCGATGGCGGTGGCGGCCGTGTGCCTGCTGGGCCTGTACATGGGCTTGTTCGGCGCCTTCGCCGCCGGCATTTCCACCTGGCTGCGGCGGCGCTGGTCGCTGCCGGTCGCCAGTTTCCTCCTGCTGGTATTGCCGTTCGCCTGGGGCTTGTCGGACTGGATGCGCGGCTGGATCATGACCGGCTTCCCCTGGGTTGCCACCGGTTACGCGCATAACGCCAGCCCGCTCGGCGGTTACGCGCCCATCGTCGGCGTGTACGGCATCGGGGTGATTGCCGCCGTGTGCGCCAGTTGCATCGTCATGCTGACCCAGCGCGCGCGCTGGCCCGGCATGGGTTTGCTCGGCGCCATCCTCGCGGCCGGCTACGGCCTGACGTTTGTCGCCTGGACCGCACCGCAGGGTCAGCCGATCAGCGTGCGCCTGATGCAGGGCAATGTCGAACAAAAGAAAAAGTTTGATCCGGAACATGTCATGCGTGCACTGGAAATGTATCGGGGCATGATCACCGCCCAGCCGGCCGACCTGATCGCCCTGCCGGAAACGGCCGTCGCCAGCCTGCCTGAGTACCTGCCGCCCGATTATTTGCCATCACTTAAGAAATTTGCAGCCGACACTGGCAGCCACGTGCTGTTCGGCATTCCCATGTCCGACGGCCCCGGCAGCTATGCCAATAGCGCGGTCGGTTTCAGCCCGTCCGGACAATCTTACCGCTACGACAAGCACCACCTGGTGCCCTTCGGCGAGTTCGTGCCGCTGGGTTTCCGCTGGTTCGTCGACATGATGCGCATTCCGCTGGGCGACATGAGCCGCGGCGCCGAAGTCCAGAGCGCGTTTGCCGTCAAGGACCAGCTGGTGTTGCCGAATGTCTGCTATGAAGACGTCTTCGGTGAAGAAATTGCCATGCAACTGCGCAACATGCCGCAGCCGGCCACGATGCTGCTTAATGTCTCGAACCTGGCCTGGTTCGGCGAATCGGTGGCGATTCCCCAGCATGTGCAGATGTCGCAGATGCGTTCGCTGGAAACCGGCCGCCCGATGCTGCGCGCCACCAACACCGGCGCGACGGTCGTGATCGATGGCCGCGGCAAGATCGTCAATGCCTTGCCGATGTACACGCACGGCACCTTGTCTGCCCAGGTGCAAGGAATGGGCGGCATGACGCCGTTCATTCGCATGGGTAATTATCTGCTCCTCGCACTGGCGGCGCTGGCACTGGGTTTTGCCTGGTTTTCCGGTCGCAATTATGCAAAAACGCAGCAAACATGA
- a CDS encoding HlyC/CorC family transporter, with amino-acid sequence MPEHPYDVRTDAKTHRSLFERLTALISPEPENRAELLEVLHDAHERNLIDADALSMIEGVFQVSDLSARDIMVPRSQMDVIDISKPIEEWMPQVLETAHSRFPAIEGERDKVIGILLAKDLLRYYAEETFDVRDMLRPAIFIPESKRLNVLLRDFRANHNHMAIVVDEYSGVAGLITIEDVLEQIVGDIEDEYDFDEEEDNILSIKEGQFGARWRIKALTEISQFNEELGTSLPEDDVDTIGGLVASHLGRMPHKGDVFDVANLRFEVLRADARQVHVLLVEKLPLPEDEHD; translated from the coding sequence ATGCCAGAGCACCCTTATGACGTCCGAACGGACGCCAAGACCCACCGGTCACTGTTTGAACGCCTGACCGCACTGATCTCTCCCGAGCCCGAAAACCGCGCCGAGCTGCTTGAAGTCCTGCACGACGCCCATGAACGCAACCTGATCGACGCCGATGCGCTGTCCATGATCGAAGGGGTGTTCCAGGTCTCGGACCTGTCCGCGCGCGACATCATGGTCCCGCGCTCGCAGATGGACGTCATCGACATCAGCAAGCCGATCGAGGAATGGATGCCGCAGGTGCTGGAAACAGCCCACTCGCGCTTTCCTGCCATCGAAGGCGAACGCGATAAGGTCATCGGCATCCTGCTGGCCAAGGACTTGCTGCGCTATTACGCCGAAGAAACTTTCGACGTACGCGACATGCTGCGTCCGGCCATCTTCATCCCCGAATCGAAACGCCTGAATGTGCTGCTGCGCGATTTCCGCGCCAATCACAATCACATGGCCATCGTCGTCGACGAATACAGCGGCGTTGCCGGTCTGATCACGATCGAAGACGTGCTTGAGCAGATCGTGGGCGACATCGAAGACGAATACGATTTCGATGAAGAAGAAGACAACATTCTGTCGATCAAGGAAGGCCAGTTCGGCGCGCGCTGGCGCATCAAGGCGCTGACCGAGATCAGCCAGTTCAACGAAGAACTCGGCACCAGCCTGCCGGAAGACGACGTCGATACCATCGGCGGCCTCGTTGCCAGCCATCTCGGCCGCATGCCGCACAAGGGCGACGTGTTCGATGTCGCCAACCTGCGCTTCGAGGTGCTGCGCGCCGACGCGCGCCAGGTTCACGTCTTGCTGGTAGAAAAACTGCCGCTGCCCGAAGACGAACACGATTGA